One Pseudomonas sp. HOU2 genomic window carries:
- the argE gene encoding acetylornithine deacetylase — protein MSSIALLRTLVGFDTTSRESNLQLIEFVRDYLAGFDVPCELIYNAERSKANLFATIGPAEQPGIVLSGHTDVVPVDGQPWTVAPFELSEHDGKLFGRGTADMKGYIACVLALVPALVAADLRMPVHIALSYDEEVGCLGVRSLLAELEQRPVKPLLCIIGEPTELKPVLGHKGKLAMRCDVHGHPCHSAYAPLGVNAIEYAAELIGELGRIGQQLKAPEHHDSRFDPPYSTVQTGVISGGKALNIVPADCRFDFEIRALPSQDPTLVAQQLQAYAEQQVLPRMRAVSEHSAIRFSELSAYPGLATDAQSQAAELIAAFCGSQEFGTVAFGTEGGLFNAAGIPTVVCGPGSMDQGHKPDEFVSRAQIDACDAMLQRMLAFIRA, from the coding sequence ATGAGCAGCATCGCGTTGCTCAGGACGCTGGTTGGGTTCGACACCACCAGCCGCGAATCCAATCTGCAACTGATCGAGTTCGTGCGTGATTACCTCGCAGGCTTCGATGTGCCGTGCGAGCTGATCTACAACGCCGAGCGCAGCAAGGCCAATCTGTTCGCCACGATTGGCCCGGCCGAGCAACCGGGCATTGTGCTCTCGGGGCACACCGATGTGGTGCCGGTCGACGGCCAACCGTGGACGGTGGCGCCATTCGAACTCAGCGAGCACGATGGCAAGCTGTTCGGGCGCGGCACCGCCGACATGAAGGGCTACATCGCCTGCGTGTTGGCCCTGGTGCCGGCGTTGGTCGCTGCAGACCTGCGCATGCCGGTGCACATCGCCCTGTCCTACGACGAAGAAGTCGGCTGCCTCGGGGTGCGTTCGTTGCTCGCCGAGCTGGAGCAGCGTCCGGTCAAACCGCTGCTGTGCATCATCGGTGAACCCACCGAACTCAAACCGGTGCTCGGCCACAAAGGCAAACTGGCGATGCGCTGCGACGTGCACGGGCATCCGTGCCATTCGGCCTACGCGCCGCTGGGGGTCAACGCCATCGAGTACGCCGCCGAGTTGATCGGCGAGCTGGGGCGCATCGGCCAGCAACTGAAGGCGCCCGAGCATCACGACAGCCGTTTCGACCCGCCCTACAGCACGGTGCAGACCGGGGTGATCAGCGGCGGCAAGGCCTTGAACATCGTGCCCGCCGACTGCCGCTTCGACTTCGAAATCCGCGCCCTGCCCTCGCAGGATCCGACCTTGGTCGCGCAGCAGTTGCAGGCTTACGCCGAGCAGCAAGTGCTGCCGCGCATGCGGGCAGTGAGTGAGCACAGCGCGATTCGTTTCAGTGAGCTGTCAGCCTATCCGGGCCTGGCCACCGATGCGCAGAGTCAGGCGGCGGAATTGATCGCGGCGTTCTGCGGCTCACAGGAATTCGGCACCGTGGCGTTCGGCACCGAGGGTGGGCTGTTCAATGCGGCGGGGATTCCCACCGTGGTCTGCGGTCCCGGCAGCATGGACCAGGGGCACAAGCCCGATGAGTTCGTCAGTCGTGCGCAAATCGATGCCTGCGATGCGATGCTGCAACGGATGCTGGCCTTTATCCGCGCTTGA
- a CDS encoding DUF1843 domain-containing protein, translated as MSRSTASIPPYGVAIQSAIKQGDVQHMKTLLQQRDTSKPEAQDLKDAYEKLAREVSRHEKS; from the coding sequence ATGTCCCGTTCAACGGCCAGCATCCCGCCTTACGGGGTCGCCATTCAAAGTGCGATCAAGCAAGGCGATGTGCAGCACATGAAAACGTTGTTGCAGCAGCGCGACACCAGCAAGCCTGAAGCGCAAGACCTGAAAGACGCGTACGAAAAACTGGCCAGGGAAGTTTCCAGGCACGAAAAGTCCTGA
- a CDS encoding DUF1842 domain-containing protein: MSGSTENVGLFPVSYRIGTGAPGAQSLALHLLVSTPDTKVNGTAAVTQATNPPLDVHSDVWGEYTYLTVMSPGVSKILVTAQGNHGGPGANSIVNFKVKLVVGTDWLKGDADYSYFDGQRWHEVNNAPAHLVESIPSPFNPGPVINPHPPILPLYAAPIQSAIASGDLAQMKNLARLAEQQLEQLPKLRDALDTAKKEVSRLQSH, encoded by the coding sequence ATGTCCGGTTCTACTGAAAATGTCGGCCTGTTCCCGGTGAGCTATCGCATCGGCACCGGCGCACCCGGCGCGCAGTCGCTGGCCCTGCACCTGCTGGTCTCTACACCCGATACGAAAGTCAACGGCACCGCCGCGGTCACCCAGGCGACCAATCCGCCACTCGACGTGCATTCCGACGTCTGGGGCGAGTACACCTACCTCACCGTGATGTCGCCCGGCGTCAGCAAAATCCTCGTGACCGCCCAAGGCAATCACGGCGGCCCAGGCGCCAACTCAATCGTTAATTTCAAAGTAAAACTGGTGGTGGGTACCGACTGGCTTAAAGGCGATGCCGATTACAGTTACTTCGATGGTCAACGCTGGCATGAGGTCAACAACGCCCCGGCGCATCTGGTGGAGTCGATACCTTCACCGTTCAATCCCGGCCCGGTGATCAACCCGCATCCACCGATCCTGCCGCTGTATGCCGCGCCGATTCAGAGCGCCATCGCCAGCGGTGATCTGGCGCAGATGAAGAACCTGGCCAGGCTCGCCGAACAGCAACTGGAGCAACTGCCGAAATTGCGCGACGCACTGGACACCGCGAAGAAAGAGGTCAGCCGGCTGCAGAGCCACTGA
- a CDS encoding DUF1842 domain-containing protein, protein MSIGLFHTRLSISNALPGAPVLNLDLLVDTVNKRVSGIASVFQATWPTVNFRTQVWGSFSETKLTANVENHIILTLDGGPSGPLSQIAQTFHLRGILGGDWASGFVDYRYEEQGQWHDVKHVAVHQAPSEQPHPTPHPQPLYAVAVQQAQTGGNLAQLKTVVQQAEQQVAHEGALRSALEHLKAEIARLETR, encoded by the coding sequence ATGTCGATTGGACTTTTTCACACCCGTCTCAGCATCAGCAATGCACTGCCCGGCGCACCGGTTCTGAACCTTGATCTGCTGGTCGATACCGTGAACAAACGTGTCAGCGGGATTGCCAGCGTGTTTCAGGCCACCTGGCCGACGGTCAATTTCCGGACTCAGGTCTGGGGCAGTTTTTCCGAAACCAAGCTGACTGCAAACGTCGAAAATCACATCATCCTCACCCTCGACGGTGGTCCGAGCGGCCCGCTCAGCCAGATCGCGCAGACCTTCCACCTCAGAGGCATTCTGGGAGGCGACTGGGCCAGCGGATTTGTCGATTATCGCTACGAAGAACAGGGCCAGTGGCACGACGTCAAGCACGTCGCGGTGCATCAGGCGCCCAGCGAGCAACCACACCCCACGCCGCATCCGCAGCCACTGTACGCCGTGGCCGTGCAGCAGGCGCAGACCGGCGGCAATCTGGCGCAACTCAAAACCGTGGTGCAACAGGCCGAGCAACAGGTGGCGCACGAGGGCGCCTTGCGCAGTGCCCTTGAGCATCTGAAAGCGGAAATCGCGCGTCTGGAAACGCGCTAA
- a CDS encoding RidA family protein: MSKPTHTRIRMFNTKDTYPNQTLDNDLCQAVRAGNTVYVRGQVGTDFDGNLVGLGDPRAQAEQAMRNVKQLLEEAGSDMSHIVKTTTYLIDPRYREPVYQEVGKWLKGVFPISTGLVVSALGQPQWLMEIDVVAVIPE; the protein is encoded by the coding sequence ATGAGCAAGCCAACCCACACCCGCATCCGTATGTTCAACACCAAGGACACCTACCCGAACCAGACCCTGGACAACGATCTGTGCCAAGCCGTGCGCGCCGGCAACACCGTGTATGTCCGGGGTCAGGTCGGCACCGATTTCGACGGCAATCTGGTGGGCCTCGGTGATCCGCGCGCGCAGGCCGAACAGGCCATGCGCAACGTCAAGCAACTGCTCGAAGAAGCCGGCAGCGACATGAGCCACATCGTCAAGACCACCACTTACCTGATCGACCCGCGCTACCGCGAGCCGGTGTACCAGGAAGTCGGCAAATGGCTCAAAGGCGTGTTCCCGATTTCCACCGGGCTGGTGGTGTCGGCACTGGGGCAGCCGCAGTGGCTGATGGAGATTGATGTGGTGGCGGTGATTCCCGAGTAA
- a CDS encoding DUF1028 domain-containing protein produces the protein MTFSIAARCPETGQFGVAISSSSIAVGARCPWLLPGVGAVSSQNITLPSLGPEVLALMEQGHAPGAALDQVLTRNGYSQYRQITAINHLGQTAHFSGAQTLGVHNAVCGEQCVAAGNMLAGRAVIEAMVSAFEDGEGQLADRLLKALHAAQALGGEAGPVHSAAVVVVGEQTWPIVNLRVDWADEDPIGQLQKLWDAYQPQLQDYIDRALDPAKAPGYGVAGDDR, from the coding sequence ATGACCTTTTCAATCGCAGCCCGTTGCCCCGAAACCGGCCAGTTCGGTGTCGCCATCAGTTCCTCCAGCATCGCCGTCGGCGCACGGTGCCCGTGGCTGCTGCCAGGCGTCGGCGCGGTGTCGAGCCAGAACATCACCCTGCCGTCCCTCGGCCCGGAAGTCCTCGCGCTGATGGAGCAAGGCCACGCGCCCGGCGCGGCGCTGGACCAGGTGCTGACCCGCAACGGCTACAGCCAGTACCGGCAGATCACCGCGATCAACCACCTCGGCCAGACCGCACATTTCAGCGGCGCGCAAACCCTCGGCGTACACAACGCGGTCTGCGGCGAACAATGCGTGGCGGCCGGCAACATGCTCGCCGGGCGTGCGGTGATCGAGGCAATGGTCAGCGCCTTTGAGGATGGCGAAGGCCAATTGGCCGACCGCTTGCTCAAGGCCTTGCACGCCGCACAGGCCCTCGGAGGCGAAGCCGGGCCGGTGCATTCGGCAGCCGTGGTGGTGGTCGGCGAGCAGACCTGGCCGATCGTCAATTTGCGCGTCGATTGGGCGGACGAAGACCCGATCGGCCAGTTGCAAAAACTCTGGGACGCTTATCAGCCACAGTTGCAGGACTACATCGATCGCGCCCTCGATCCGGCCAAGGCGCCGGGTTATGGCGTTGCCGGAGACGATCGATGA
- a CDS encoding NAD(P)/FAD-dependent oxidoreductase produces MTTEIIKTDTLVVGAGQAGVAMSEHLSKLGVPHLVLERSRIAERWRTGRWDSLVANGPAWHDRFPGLEFDDVDPDGFAPKERVADYFEAYAKKFNAPIRTGVEVKSVVRNVGRPGFTIETSEGVIEASRVVAATGPFQRPVIPPIAPQDPRLLQIHSADYRNPQQLPDGAVLVVGAGSSGVQIADELQRSGKQVYLSVGAHDRPPRAYRNRDFCWWLGVLGEWDQAAMKPGREHVTIAVSGAHGGRTIDFRGLAHRGMTLVGVTESFNNGVVTFKQDLVDNLKRGDDNYLALLDAADAYIERNGLDLPEEPEARETYPDPDCVKNPLVDLDLAKAGITSIIWATGFAVDYSWLQVAAFDDKGKPQHQRGVSSEPGVYFLGLPWQSRRGSSFIWGVWHDAKHVADHIATQRKYLDYKDAEQREAALHSSANTKAADTVDA; encoded by the coding sequence ATGACCACTGAAATAATAAAAACAGACACGCTTGTCGTGGGGGCCGGACAGGCGGGTGTGGCGATGAGCGAGCACCTGAGCAAACTCGGTGTGCCGCACCTGGTGCTGGAGCGCAGTCGCATTGCCGAACGCTGGCGCACCGGGCGCTGGGACTCGTTGGTAGCCAACGGTCCGGCGTGGCACGACCGCTTTCCGGGGCTGGAATTCGATGATGTCGATCCCGATGGTTTCGCCCCCAAGGAGCGAGTCGCCGACTACTTCGAAGCCTATGCGAAGAAATTCAACGCGCCGATCCGCACCGGGGTCGAGGTCAAAAGCGTGGTGCGCAATGTCGGGCGTCCGGGCTTTACCATCGAGACTTCCGAAGGCGTGATCGAAGCCAGCCGCGTGGTCGCGGCGACCGGGCCGTTCCAGCGTCCGGTGATCCCGCCGATCGCCCCGCAAGACCCACGCCTGCTGCAGATCCACTCCGCTGACTATCGCAATCCGCAGCAACTGCCCGACGGCGCGGTGCTGGTGGTCGGTGCCGGTTCGTCCGGCGTACAGATCGCCGATGAACTGCAGCGCTCCGGCAAGCAGGTTTACCTTTCGGTCGGTGCTCACGACCGTCCGCCGCGTGCCTATCGCAACCGTGATTTCTGCTGGTGGCTGGGGGTGCTCGGCGAGTGGGATCAGGCAGCGATGAAACCCGGCCGCGAGCACGTGACCATCGCGGTCAGCGGCGCGCATGGCGGGCGCACCATCGACTTCCGTGGTCTGGCCCATCGCGGCATGACCCTGGTTGGCGTCACCGAGTCGTTCAATAACGGCGTGGTGACCTTCAAGCAGGACCTGGTGGACAACCTCAAACGTGGCGATGACAACTACCTCGCCCTGCTGGATGCCGCCGATGCCTACATCGAGCGCAACGGTCTGGATCTGCCCGAAGAGCCCGAGGCACGCGAAACCTACCCGGATCCCGACTGCGTGAAAAATCCGCTGGTGGATCTGGATCTGGCCAAAGCCGGGATCACTTCGATCATCTGGGCCACCGGGTTCGCCGTGGATTATTCCTGGCTGCAGGTCGCAGCGTTTGACGACAAGGGCAAACCGCAGCATCAGCGCGGCGTGTCCAGCGAGCCGGGGGTGTATTTCCTCGGGCTGCCATGGCAGTCGCGGCGCGGTTCGTCGTTCATCTGGGGCGTGTGGCATGACGCCAAGCACGTAGCCGACCACATCGCCACCCAGCGCAAATACCTTGACTACAAGGATGCCGAGCAGCGTGAAGCGGCCCTGCATTCGAGCGCCAACACCAAAGCCGCCGACACCGTCGACGCTTGA
- a CDS encoding LysR family transcriptional regulator → MAAYNLRQLKYFVTTADCGSVAEASRKLYIAQPSVSTAIKHLEESFGVQLFIRHHAQGVSLTPSGSRFYRKALELLRVAHEFEQNALADNDVVSGQIDIGCFETVAPLYLPRLIAGFKQRWPGVEIRIRDGEQQELVQALTAGSIDLAMLFEHDLDSTIETTSLMPPQQPYALLPADHRFAQQAKVSLHDLVLEPMILLDVVPSRTYFVSIFEERGLTPHIVFSSPSIEMVRGMVGRGFGFSILVTRPFGEYTYDGQKVVCVPLAETVTGSGLSAAWLRRVQLTKPVQLFVDHCREELARLYA, encoded by the coding sequence ATGGCCGCCTACAACCTGCGCCAGCTCAAATACTTCGTCACCACCGCCGATTGCGGCAGCGTCGCCGAAGCTTCGCGCAAGCTCTACATCGCCCAGCCGTCGGTCTCCACCGCAATCAAGCATCTGGAAGAAAGCTTCGGCGTGCAGCTGTTCATCCGCCATCACGCCCAGGGCGTGTCGTTGACGCCCAGTGGCTCGCGCTTCTATCGCAAGGCGCTGGAGTTGCTGCGGGTGGCGCATGAGTTCGAGCAGAACGCGCTGGCGGACAACGACGTGGTCTCGGGACAGATCGATATCGGCTGTTTCGAAACGGTCGCGCCGTTGTACCTGCCGCGCCTGATCGCCGGTTTCAAGCAGCGCTGGCCGGGGGTGGAAATCCGTATTCGCGATGGCGAACAACAGGAACTGGTGCAGGCGCTGACCGCCGGCAGCATCGATCTGGCGATGCTGTTCGAGCACGACCTCGACAGCACCATCGAAACCACCTCGCTGATGCCGCCGCAGCAGCCTTACGCCTTGCTGCCCGCCGACCACCGCTTTGCGCAACAGGCGAAAGTCTCGTTGCACGATCTGGTGCTGGAACCGATGATCCTGCTCGACGTGGTGCCCAGCCGCACCTACTTCGTGAGCATTTTCGAGGAGCGTGGGCTGACCCCGCACATCGTCTTCAGCTCACCGTCGATCGAGATGGTGCGCGGCATGGTCGGGCGCGGTTTCGGTTTTTCGATTCTGGTGACCCGACCGTTCGGCGAGTACACCTACGACGGGCAGAAAGTGGTGTGCGTGCCGCTGGCGGAAACCGTGACCGGCTCGGGTTTGTCGGCAGCCTGGCTGCGCCGGGTGCAACTGACCAAACCGGTGCAGTTGTTCGTCGATCATTGCCGGGAGGAGTTGGCTCGACTGTACGCCTGA
- a CDS encoding GDL motif peptide-associated radical SAM/SPASM maturase, which translates to MSDVRPARYLSDTDLKRYVPVHVVWEITLACDLKCLHCGSRAGHRRPDELNTRECLDVIDSLAALGTREITLIGGEAYLRKDWTQLIKAIHDHGMYCAIQTGGRNLTPAKMQAAVDAGLDGVGISLDGLAPLHDAVRNVPGSFDKAVDTLRRAKAAGLAVSVNTQIGAATLPDLPALMDTIIELGATHWQIQITVAMGNAVDHPELLLQPYQLLDVMPLLARLYREGVDRGLLMNVGNNIGYYGPFEHLWRGFGDERVHWTGCAAGQTVLALEADGTVKGCPSLATVGFSGGNVRNMSLHDIWHYSEGMHFGRLRSVDDMWGYCRGCYYNDVCRGGCTWTSHSLLGKPGNNPYCHYRTLELHKRGLRERIVKVEDAAQKSFAVGRFDLITERIDTGEKVSSVSDSGQVIKLAWINQGQQSPEQGRIAPQLSLCRSCLQYIYPHEVICPHCAADVAAAEAEHQTIRVRQQAIMNTLTGLLGIAPSHLN; encoded by the coding sequence ATGTCAGACGTGCGCCCTGCCCGTTATCTCAGCGACACCGATCTCAAACGCTACGTGCCGGTGCATGTGGTCTGGGAGATCACCCTGGCCTGCGACTTGAAATGCCTGCATTGCGGCTCCCGCGCAGGGCATCGCCGGCCTGACGAACTCAACACCCGCGAATGCCTCGACGTCATCGATTCGCTGGCCGCGCTTGGCACCCGCGAGATCACCCTGATCGGCGGCGAAGCCTATCTGCGCAAGGACTGGACACAACTGATCAAGGCCATTCACGACCACGGCATGTACTGCGCAATCCAGACCGGCGGGCGCAACCTGACGCCGGCGAAAATGCAGGCAGCGGTCGATGCCGGGCTAGACGGCGTGGGCATTTCCCTCGATGGTCTCGCGCCGCTGCATGACGCGGTGCGCAACGTCCCCGGCTCGTTCGACAAGGCCGTGGACACCTTGCGCCGGGCCAAGGCTGCGGGGCTGGCGGTGAGCGTCAACACCCAGATCGGCGCGGCCACCTTGCCCGACTTGCCGGCGCTGATGGACACGATCATCGAACTCGGCGCCACCCACTGGCAGATCCAGATCACCGTCGCCATGGGCAACGCGGTGGACCATCCGGAACTGTTGCTGCAACCCTATCAACTGCTGGACGTGATGCCGCTGCTCGCGCGGCTGTACCGCGAAGGCGTCGACCGTGGCCTGCTGATGAACGTCGGCAACAACATCGGCTATTACGGCCCTTTTGAGCATTTATGGCGCGGCTTCGGCGACGAGCGCGTGCACTGGACCGGTTGCGCCGCCGGCCAGACTGTTCTGGCGCTGGAGGCCGACGGTACGGTCAAGGGCTGCCCGTCATTGGCGACCGTCGGTTTCTCCGGGGGCAACGTGCGCAACATGAGCCTGCACGACATCTGGCACTACAGCGAAGGTATGCATTTCGGTCGCCTGCGCTCGGTGGATGACATGTGGGGTTACTGCCGTGGCTGTTACTACAACGATGTCTGTCGCGGCGGATGCACCTGGACTTCGCACTCGCTGCTCGGCAAACCCGGCAACAACCCTTACTGCCATTACCGCACCCTGGAGTTGCACAAGCGCGGGCTGCGCGAGCGCATCGTCAAGGTCGAGGACGCGGCGCAGAAGTCGTTTGCGGTCGGCCGCTTCGATCTGATCACCGAACGCATCGACACCGGCGAAAAAGTCAGCAGCGTCAGCGACAGCGGTCAGGTGATCAAACTGGCGTGGATCAATCAGGGCCAGCAATCGCCGGAACAAGGCCGGATCGCCCCGCAACTGAGCCTGTGCCGCAGCTGCTTGCAGTACATCTATCCGCACGAGGTGATCTGTCCGCATTGCGCCGCCGATGTCGCCGCCGCCGAAGCCGAACACCAGACCATTCGCGTGCGGCAGCAGGCGATCATGAACACGCTGACCGGGCTGTTGGGCATCGCGCCCAGTCACTTGAACTGA
- a CDS encoding cytosine permease, with amino-acid sequence MSTSATTSAPLIEKHTIGYVPPEDRHGKVRDLFTLWFGGNIAPLPIVTGALGVQLFHLNLVWGIVAILVGHLVGGVLMALHSAQGPQMGIPQMIQSRAQFGSLGALLVVLIAGVMYIGFFASNIVLAGKSLHGVVDSVPVPVGIVIGALGSGIIGIIGYRFIHVLNRIGTWVLGIGIVVGFGYIFTHIQTDDFLTRGSFNLSGWLATVSLAALWQIAFAPYVSDYSRYLPADVKVSSTFWTTYLGSALGSSLAFIFGAVAVLATPVGMDTMDAVKLATGSIGPLMLVLFLLSVISHNALNLYGAVLSLITLVQTFAYRWIPTAKSRAVISIIVLLACCFAAVGASKDFIGHFVDMVLVLLVVLVPWTAINLIDFYAIHKGQYDIQSIFQVDGGIYGRYNPQALLAYAIGIAVQIPFMNTPLYVGPVSAHINGADLSWLVGLLVTSPLYFWLANRDSAYRRRMMGGKLVGSL; translated from the coding sequence ATGTCCACCTCTGCAACAACGTCCGCCCCGCTCATTGAAAAACACACGATAGGATACGTGCCCCCCGAAGATCGCCACGGAAAGGTCAGGGATCTGTTCACGCTGTGGTTCGGCGGCAACATCGCGCCGTTGCCCATCGTCACTGGCGCGCTGGGCGTGCAGTTGTTCCACCTGAATCTGGTGTGGGGCATCGTCGCGATTCTGGTCGGGCATCTGGTCGGCGGCGTGCTGATGGCGCTGCACTCGGCGCAAGGCCCGCAGATGGGCATTCCGCAGATGATCCAGAGCCGCGCGCAGTTCGGTTCGCTCGGCGCGCTGTTGGTGGTGCTGATTGCCGGGGTCATGTACATCGGCTTCTTCGCCTCCAACATCGTGCTGGCCGGCAAGTCGCTGCACGGCGTGGTCGACAGCGTCCCGGTGCCGGTCGGCATCGTCATCGGTGCCCTCGGTTCGGGAATCATCGGCATCATCGGCTACCGTTTCATCCACGTGCTCAACCGCATCGGCACCTGGGTGTTGGGGATCGGCATCGTCGTCGGTTTCGGCTACATCTTCACCCACATTCAGACCGATGACTTCCTCACCCGCGGCAGCTTCAACCTCTCCGGCTGGCTCGCCACTGTGTCGCTCGCCGCGCTGTGGCAGATCGCATTTGCGCCGTACGTGTCCGACTATTCGCGTTATCTGCCGGCGGACGTGAAAGTCTCGTCGACGTTCTGGACCACCTATCTGGGCTCGGCGCTGGGTTCAAGTCTGGCGTTCATCTTCGGTGCTGTCGCCGTGCTGGCGACCCCCGTGGGCATGGACACGATGGACGCGGTCAAACTCGCCACCGGCTCGATCGGGCCGCTGATGCTGGTGCTGTTCCTGCTCAGCGTGATCAGCCACAACGCCCTCAACCTGTACGGCGCGGTGCTGTCGCTGATCACTCTGGTGCAGACCTTCGCCTACCGCTGGATCCCGACTGCCAAAAGCCGTGCGGTGATCTCGATCATCGTTCTGCTGGCCTGCTGCTTCGCCGCCGTCGGCGCGTCGAAGGACTTCATCGGCCACTTCGTCGACATGGTGCTGGTGCTGTTGGTGGTTTTGGTGCCGTGGACGGCGATCAACCTGATCGACTTCTATGCCATCCACAAGGGCCAGTACGACATCCAATCGATCTTTCAGGTCGATGGCGGCATCTACGGGCGCTACAACCCGCAGGCATTGCTGGCCTACGCGATCGGCATCGCGGTGCAGATTCCGTTCATGAATACCCCGCTGTACGTCGGCCCAGTGTCGGCGCACATCAACGGCGCGGATCTGTCGTGGCTGGTGGGGCTGCTGGTGACCTCGCCGCTGTACTTCTGGCTGGCCAATCGTGACAGCGCTTATCGGCGGCGGATGATGGGCGGCAAATTGGTGGGCAGTCTCTGA